The window ATGCGCCGCTACGAAGCCCCGGACGACTTTGGTCGCCCCGAGACTGCCTTCAACATCTGCACCTTCTGGCGCATCGACGCGCTGGCGCGCATCGGCCGCAAGGAGCAGGCGCGCGAGATCTTCCAGGCCATGCTCGATGCCCGCAACCACCTGGGCCTGCTGTCGGAAGACACGCATCCGGTCACGCGCCAGATGTGGGGCAACTTCCCGCAGACCTATTCGATGGTGGGCATCATCAACTGTGCGATGCGCCTGTCGGCATCGTGGGAGGCGGTGATCTGATGGGCAGACTCGTCGTCGTTTCCAATCGTCTGGCCGATCCGCGCAAGCCTGCTGCGGGCGGCCTGGCCGTGGCCCTGGGTGAGACGCTCAAGAAGACCGGCGGACTGTGGTTCGGCTGGAGCGGCAAGGTCATCGAGAACGGCACGCCCGGCGAGGGCGAGGTGCGCGTCAATCAGGCCGGCCCCGTGACCCTGGCCGAACTGGACCTGTCGCAGGAAGACCATGACGCCTACTACCGTGGCTACGCCAATGGCGTGCTGTGGCCGGTGTTCCACTATCGGCTCGACCTGGCCCACTTCGAGGCTGGTCACCTGGGCGGCTATCGCCGCGTGAACCAGCTCTTTGCGCGTAAATTGTTTCCGTTGTTGAAGCGCGATGACATCGTCTGGATCCACGATTACCACCTCATCCCGCTGGCCGCCGAACTGCGCGCCATGGGCTGCGAGGCGCGCATCGGCTTCTTCCTGCACATTCCGCTGCCGCCGCCGCCGATCCTGACCGCCATTCCCTCGCATGAGTGGCTCATGCGTGCACTGTTTGCCTACGATCTGGTGGGTTTCCAGAACCACGCCGACCTGCAACACTTCGCCCAGTACGTGCAGGCCGAAGCCACCGCCGAGCCGGTCGGGCCCAACCAGTTCCGCGCCTTCAACCGCACCGTGCATGCCAATGCCTTCCCCATCGGCATCGATGTGGCCGAATTCCAGCGCCTGGGCCAGGCCAAGGAAGCGCGCGACACCTATGAAAGCACCAAGGCCGAGTATTCGCGTCGGCGCCTCCTGATCGGGGTGGACCGCCTCGATTATTCCAAGGGCCTGCCGCAGCGCATCCGCGCCTTCCGCGAGCTGCTGCGCCTGTATCCGGAGAACCGCCACAGCGCCACGCTCCTGCAGATCGCCTCACCCAGCCGCGAGGATGTGGAGGCCTACGGCGACATCCAGCGCGAGCTGGAAAGCCTGTGCGGCTCCATCAACGGCGACTTCGGCGACTTCGACTGGATGCCGATCCGCTACATCCACCGCACCGTGGCGCGCCGCCGCCTGCCGGGTTTGTATCGCGCCTGCGCGGTGGCGCTGGTGACCCCCCTGCGCGATGGCATGAACCTGGTGGCCAAGGAATTCGTCGCCGCCCAGGACCCGGACGACCCCGGCGTGCTGGTGCTGTCGCGCTTTGCCGGTGCGGCCGAGCAGATGAAGGCCGCGCTCATCATCAACCCCTATGACACCCACGGCACCGCCCAGGTGATCCAGCAGGCGCTGCAGATGTCGCAGTCCGAACGGCGCGAACGCCATGCCGCGCTGATGGAGAACATCCGCCAGTTCGACGTGCACTGGTGGTGCCGGGAATTCCTCGACACCCTGCGCAGCAGCCGCGCCGCCCCGGTGGAGAGTTAAGCAGGCAAGGCCGCGCCGGAAGGGCAGGGCGGCGAAGAAGATTTCCAAAGAGCAAATATTTGCCTGGCGCGGCGGTGCATGCCGTCGCGCCAGCGCATCGCCCACGCGGGCAGGTTCACTAAAACTCCGCCAAAAGCCTTTATAATTCAGGGTTTTGGAAGTTTTTTGCGGAGTTAGTCATGCCCATTTACGCGTATCGCTGCGAAGCGTGTGGTTTTGCCAAGGATGTCTTGCAGAAGATCTCTGACGATGCGTTGACCGTTTGCCCCTCCTGCAACAAGGACAGCTTCAGGAAGCAGCTCACTGCGGCCGGCTTCCAGTTGAAGGGTTCGGGCTGGTATGTGACCGATTTCCGGGGCAATGGCAGTGGCACGGCCAACAGCAAGGGCGCCAACGGCACTGGCATCGCCGGCTCGGCCGACGCCCCGGCCCCTGCTGCGGATGCCCCCGCTGCTGCAGCCCCGGCTGCCGCCGCACCTGCGCCTGCGCCCGCCGCGGCGCCTGCGGCTGCACCGTCCACCCCCAGCGCCAGCTAACGAGGCCGTCCTTCCCCCATGCGCAAATACTTCATCACGGGTCTGCTGATCCTGGTCCCCCTGGCCATCACGCTGTGGGTGCTGAACCTGATCATCAGTACCATGGACCAGTCGCTGCTGCTGCTGCCCGAGACCTGGCGGCCGGCGCACTGGCTGGGCCATAACATCCCCGGCCTGGGCGCGATCCTGACGCTGTTGATCGTGTTCCTCACCGGCCTGGCCGCGCGCAATTTCATCGGCCGTCGCCTGGTGCTGCTGTGGGAAGGCCTGCTGACCCGCATTCCCGTGGTGAAGTCGATCTATTCCAGCGTCAAGCAGGTCTCCGACACGCTGTTCTCGCCCTCCGGCAACGCCTTCCGCAAGGCCGTGCTGATCCAGTACCCGCGCCAGGGTTCGTGGACCATCGCCTTCCTGACCGGCGCGCCCGGCGGCGAGGTCAAGAATCACCTGCCGGGTGAGTTCATCAGCGTGTATGTGCCCACCACCCCCAACCCGACTTCCGGTTTCTTCCTGATGCTGCCGCGTGCCGATGCCATCGAGCTCGACATGTCGGTGGATGCAGCCCTGAAGTACATCGTCTCCATGGGCGTGGTCGCCCCCGAGATGGTCACCGACAAGAAGATCATCACCGACGCGGCGGCGCCGAAGAATTGACGGGGCGGCCGGCAGTCCGCTGCCCGGCCAGCCCCGCCTTCGCCCTTAGCGTCTTCTCTTTCGAATCCAACAAGAACACTGTCAACGGAATCACAACCATGTCCATGCGAACCCAATACTGTGGCCTCACTACCGAGGCACTGCTCGGCCAAACCGTCAGCCTGTGCGGCTGGGTGCATCGTCGCCGCGATCACGGCGGCGTCATCTTCATCGACCTGCGCGACCGCGAAGGCTTAGTCCAGGTGGTCTGCGATCCCGATCGCGCCGATGTCTTCAAGAACGCCGAATCGGTGCGCAACGAATTCTGCCTGCGCATCACGGGCCTGGTGCGCAACCGTCCGGAAGGCACCACCAACGCCAACCTGAAGTCGGGCAAGATCGAAGTGCTGTGCCACGAACTGGAAGTGCTGAACCCGTCGGTGACGCCCCCGTTCCAGCTCGATGACGACAGCCTGTCGGAAACCACCCGCCTGACCCACCGCGTGCTGGACCTGCGCCGTCCGCAGATGCAGAACAACCTGCGCCTGCGCTACAAGGTCGCCATGGAAGTGCGCAAGTTCCTGGACGCCCAGGGCTTCATCGACATCGAAACCCCGATGCTGACCAAGTCCACCCCAGAAGGCGCGCGCGACTACCTGGTGCCCTCGCGCGTGAACGCCGGCGAATTCTTCGCCCTGCCGCAATCGCCCCAGCTGTTCAAGCAGCTGCTGATGGTGGCCAACTTCGACCGCTACTACCAGATCACCAAGTGCTTCCGCGACGAAGACCTGCGTGCTGACCGCCAGCCGGAATTCACCCAGATCGACTGCGAAACCTCCTTCCTGAACGAACAGGAAATCCGTGACCTGTTCGAAGGCATGATCCGCCTGGTCTTCAAGAACGCGCTGGATATCGACCTGCCCAACCCCTTCCCGGTGATGGACTTCGCCACCGCCATGGGCAAGTATGGTTCGGACAAGCCGGACATGCGCGTCAAGCTCGAATTCACCGAGCTGACCGACGTGATGAAGGATGTCGAGTTCAAGGTCTTCTCGGGCGCCGCCAACAGCGAAGGCGGCCGCGTGGTTGGCCTGCGCGTGCCGGGCGGTGCAGAAATGCCGCGTTCGGAAATCGACGCCTACACCCAGTTCGTCGCCATCTACGGCGCCAAGGGCCTGGCCTACATCAAGGTCAATGAAAAGGCCAAGGGCCGTGACGGCCTGCAGTCGCCCATCGTCAAGAACATCCACGACGCCGCCCTGAACGCCATCCTGGAAAAGACCGGCGCGCAAGACGGCGACCTGATCTTCTTCGGCGCCGACAAGGCCAAGGTGGTCAACGATGCCATCGGCGCGCTGCGCGTGAAGATCGGCCACAGCGAATTCGGCAAGAAGAACGGCCTGTTCGACGACGCATGGCGTCCGCTGTGGGTGGTCGACTTCCCCATGTTCGAATACGACGAAGACGGCCAGCGCTGGGTTGCCCTGCACCACCCGTTCACCTCGCCCAAGGATGGCCACGAAGACTTCATCTCGACCAACCCGGGTGCAGCCATCGCCAAGGCCTACGACATGGTCCTGAACGGTTGGGAACTGGGCGGCGGTTCGGTCCGTATCCACCGCGCCGACGTGCAGAGCAAGGTGTTCCGCGCCCTGAAGATCGATGACGAAGAAGCCAAGCTGAAGTTCGGCTTCCTGCTGGACGCCCTGCAATACGGCGCGCCCCCGCACGGCGGCATCGCCTTCGGCCTGGACCGTCTGGTCACCATGATGGCGGGTGCCGAATCGATCCGTGACGTGATCGCCTTCCCCAAGACCCAGCGTGCACAGTGCCTGTTGACGCATGCTCCTTCGGAAGTGGATGAGAAGCAGCTGCGTGAGTTGCATATTCGTCTGCGCAATACTGAGCCGGCGGTGAAGAGCTGATTGGATTATCGAATTTTTCGATAAGACCATTGGACCATTGAAAAGCGCGTGCAGGAATGCACGCGCTTTTTTATTTTCTGGCTATTTTTTAAATGATATAAACCGTATAAAGAGTTAATTAAAACTAGCCGGATAATTTGCGTATGCATACGCATAGGTCAAGCTGTCCGGGACCGTCAAACACCACCTCCAGCCTCGTCGAAATTCTCCCTTCCAGCACTTGCAATCGCTACAACCTCACCTTCCGATCTCGTACTGGTTCCCCCTAGGGCTGCATCAGTTATCTCGCTCAAATGCTGTTAGCGCCTGCTCGGCCAACGTGCGGTGCGTTTGCAGTATCGCGGCTAGCGAGGTGCCGGACGGGGCGGTTTGCAGGGCTGTGCGGGATTGCTTACGCAGTCTTTCAGCAATGCCGGCAGCGCGCGCGTGACGAGATGACTTCGCCAGAACCTTCTCCGCCCATTCACTTCGAGCTTCCCGCGTCGATAGCCCGGCTCCCTCCAGAAAGGCTTCGTTCGTGATTCCCGGCTCTTGGCCAGCGTCAATCCTGTGTGCTATCCCCAGCTTGAGCGCCCAACTGTCCTTCTCGGCTTGCGTCGGCCAACCCAATAGACGCGCCATGTGCTCCTCATACATCCGCTCCACCGCCTCCAGTGCAGCCGCCAACGCCCGCGCTTGCCGCTCCTCGTCATCAGGCGCCACGGCAGCCACAATCACCAACTCCCCATCCACTACCTCCAGCCTCTCCCCAGCCGCCAGGTGCATGGCACGCTCATATTGCTGCGCCGTCACCTCAATCACATCCTCCGGCAACTGCGCATACTGCTCCGTCTCAGGATAAAACCCCTTGGTCGTGTTGCTGAATCGCATGCTCTCTCCTCAATAGCCAATGGCGATATAACGTACGTTGAAAATGTCCCCTGTCCCGGCACTGCTGCCATACGTGCGTTGCAGTGCCACCGTGAGCGTGCTGGCGGTCCAGCCGTTGGCCGCATAGATATGCTCCAGCGTCTCGATCGATCCCATCACCTCCCCAGCACTCAAGGTCACACTCAGGCAGGCATTGGGAAAGGTCATCGGGACCGAGCCACTCCAACTGCTGCCGCCGCCCGCTCCAGTCAACTGATACCCGCTCACGGATCCCCACTGCAAGATCAACCCGCCCGGCAGTTTCTGATAGCCATTGCCCGTCTTGCTGGCCTGGAACGATCCGCTCAATGCAGCCAGCGCACTGCCGCCCGCGGCAGTCCACGTCGAGACGCCGTCGCCCACCAGCATCAGCGTCTCCCCCCTGGCCAGCCCCAGCGTGGCCACGCTGCTCTGGGCCGCGTTGATGGTGTCGCCCGTGGCCTGGCGCGCGATGCTCCATGCGCCCTCCTGGCTGCATAGATGCAGCGTCGCGCCTGCCGCCAAGCTGGCCGCCGCAGGCAGCGTCAGGGTGCCGCCGACGCCGCGCAGTATCAGCAGCTTGCCGGCATGCGCAGCACCCAGTGCGCCGCTGCCGCTGATCACTGTCACCGCGCCATGCTCCAGTCCCCCCGGCAAGGGCTGCAAGACGATGAAGTCGGCGCCGTCATATTCCACCTCGCTGACTTGATCCGCCGCTACGATGGCAGCTGTCTTGGAGCCGCTGGCGGTGTATTGCTTCAGGTTCCTTGCACCCAGGCCATTGATGTTGAGTGTGTCCGCACCCCGTCCGGCACTGTGGAAGCGAACGCGGCAGCGCTGTCCCGTCGCATAGGCCGCCACCGGCGGTTCCGGGCTGAGCGTGAAAGCCGGTGCATTACCAGCGCTGGTCCAGGTGTTCAATCGCCGTGCCAGTACGTATTGCGGATGCGGATCCGGCTTGCGCTCATGCTCGGCCAGCAAGGCCAGCAGCGGCGCCTGCGCGGTGTCGGCCACGATGGTGAGATTGCCGCCAGGGACCGCGCTGTCGATGCTCATGTCATGGCTGAACACGAAGTCCACACCGGGTGATTTCACCGCCAGATCGCCCGTGGCCTGCGACCAGTACGCCACCAGGACGGCGCCGGTGCTGCCAGGGCTGCCCGCCCACAGGCCGACTTCGCGGATGACGTAATACTGCTCGCCGCCAAAGATGGCCGACATGCGGATCTGGGTCGGCGACACCGTCAGGCCACTGGCAATGGGCGCAAGCTGCTGCGGATTCAGGAGCGCCGTTTCGGCCCCGGTGGGCGTGCGGTTGCCGCTGCCGAACTGGATGTGCGTCAGGTTCAGTGAAGTGCCGGTGTGGTTGGCGTTGAATAGCGCCGCCTGGCCGGCGACGGTGAGTTTGAATTGGAAGACGATGCTCATGATGTTCTTTCTGAGGGGAAGTAAGGTCCTGGGCCGTCTGCGTCAGCCAATGCGGTAGCCGAACAGCGTCATGAAGCCCGCGCCACTGGCGTTCCACAGGGCGGTCCGGCCGCGCTGCAGCAGCTTCAAGGGGAGATGCAGACTCATGTTCTTTCCTGATGCGACGCGTTACTGGAGCGGCCCGCTGGCCGTCAGCACTTGCGTCGGTGTGAAGAGGCTGGCGTCTTGCAGCGCCAGGGTGTTGAGCGGAGCCAGCGCAATCAGCGCGCCTGCAGTCGGGGTGCTTTGCACCAGCCGCAACACCGAGGCCGCCCGCAAGGGCGTCTGGCCACTGAGTTCCACGCCGGTCAGTTGGCCTTGCGTAGACAACTGCTGCTGGCTGGAAAACACGACCGCAGCGCGCAAGCGGGTCTGCATGCCCAGCCCCAGGCGCAGCGTGAAATGCCGGCTGGCCGGCTTCCAGAAACTGACCACGCGCCGGATCTGCTCGCTGCGCCGGGCGTCGATGGCCGGTGCGCCTGCGGGCTGGCCGGTGACCAGCGCATCCACGCTGAACGTGTGCGCTCGGCCGCGCGGTTGCGACTGGAACCATTCGGTCACGCTGGCGCGCACGCCCAGCAATTCCAGCGCGCGCTTGACCGCATGGGGCGTGCCCTTGATGCGATGCAGGGCGATGGCTTCGCGCAGCAGGGCGCGCTTCTTGGCGTCGGTGTCGGCCAGGTCCCAGCCGGCGTCGCCCAGCATGTTCAATTGCTCGGCCAGGTGGATCAAGGCGCTGGCCGGCACGCGGGCGAAGTCGTAGAGCACGGCGGCTTGCAGATCCAGCGCCGCGGGGCGGGCGGCGAGCGTTTCCAGGGCGCGCAGGCTGGCGTCCTGGCGCAGGCCGGGCGGCAGCAGCGAAGTGTCGCGGGCGGACATGACGGCTTAGCCCTTGCGCGTGCCGGCCACGCTGATGTGGATGCCGGTGCAGCGCGGCCAGTGGTGCTCTTCCAGCACGATGTCCTCGCCCACCAGGCCGACTGAATAGACGCCATAGACCTTCATGGCGGAGATCAGCTCGTCGCGTACCACGTCGCGTCCCAGGCCGGATTGCAGCCGTTGGCGCAACTGCTCGGCGGCCTTGCGCGCCTCGGCCACGGCGACGCCCGCGTCGGCGCCGGCCAGCAGGGTCAGGCGGGCGGTGATGGCGTAGTCCACCACCACCGGATCGAGCACCTTGACCTCGTCGGTGAGCGGCCGCACGCGGTCGCTGTTGCAGGCCGCCAGCACGGCCGCCTTGACCGCCGCCGAGGGCAGGCCGTCCTTGACCAGCGGGTGCAGGTGCACCACGCCGGGGCTGGGCGAGACCACCGCCACGTCGATCACTTCGGGATGCGCCGAGCGGGCGTGGAAGTGGTAGGCCCCGACCGATCCGGCATTGCTGAACTGCTCGGGGGCCAGCACGATGCGCTCCTTGAACTGCTCGTCGCTTTCTTCATCGGCGCCACCGGCCGAGCGGGTGATGTTGCTGACCTCGCGGATGGTCAGGCCGCTTTCCGAGGCGGGCGAACTGACCAGCGTACGGATCTGTCCCGGCACGAAGCCATTGCCCTGCACGCCGGCCTGGGTGCATTGCGCTTCGACCTCGACGCTGCTGCTGCCGGCCGGCACCAGCACCGGGGCGATGCTGGCAAAGGCCACTTCACCGCCTTGCACCAGCAAGCCTTCGGGCAGCAGCGTGGCGCTGGCGGGCGCGGCCTCGAACTGCACGCGCAGGGTGGTGCGCGCCTTCACGGCCGGCAGGCGCGCCACGCCGATGTTTTCGCCCAGGTAGTCCAGTACCGGGGCGCGGCTGTAGCGCACCAGGTTGAGTTTGGCGGCGTCCTGGAGGGCTTCGCGCACCAGGCTTTCGCGGTA is drawn from Herbaspirillum seropedicae and contains these coding sequences:
- the otsA gene encoding alpha,alpha-trehalose-phosphate synthase (UDP-forming), which translates into the protein MGRLVVVSNRLADPRKPAAGGLAVALGETLKKTGGLWFGWSGKVIENGTPGEGEVRVNQAGPVTLAELDLSQEDHDAYYRGYANGVLWPVFHYRLDLAHFEAGHLGGYRRVNQLFARKLFPLLKRDDIVWIHDYHLIPLAAELRAMGCEARIGFFLHIPLPPPPILTAIPSHEWLMRALFAYDLVGFQNHADLQHFAQYVQAEATAEPVGPNQFRAFNRTVHANAFPIGIDVAEFQRLGQAKEARDTYESTKAEYSRRRLLIGVDRLDYSKGLPQRIRAFRELLRLYPENRHSATLLQIASPSREDVEAYGDIQRELESLCGSINGDFGDFDWMPIRYIHRTVARRRLPGLYRACAVALVTPLRDGMNLVAKEFVAAQDPDDPGVLVLSRFAGAAEQMKAALIINPYDTHGTAQVIQQALQMSQSERRERHAALMENIRQFDVHWWCREFLDTLRSSRAAPVES
- a CDS encoding FmdB family zinc ribbon protein — encoded protein: MPIYAYRCEACGFAKDVLQKISDDALTVCPSCNKDSFRKQLTAAGFQLKGSGWYVTDFRGNGSGTANSKGANGTGIAGSADAPAPAADAPAAAAPAAAAPAPAPAAAPAAAPSTPSAS
- a CDS encoding DUF502 domain-containing protein translates to MRKYFITGLLILVPLAITLWVLNLIISTMDQSLLLLPETWRPAHWLGHNIPGLGAILTLLIVFLTGLAARNFIGRRLVLLWEGLLTRIPVVKSIYSSVKQVSDTLFSPSGNAFRKAVLIQYPRQGSWTIAFLTGAPGGEVKNHLPGEFISVYVPTTPNPTSGFFLMLPRADAIELDMSVDAALKYIVSMGVVAPEMVTDKKIITDAAAPKN
- the aspS gene encoding aspartate--tRNA ligase: MSMRTQYCGLTTEALLGQTVSLCGWVHRRRDHGGVIFIDLRDREGLVQVVCDPDRADVFKNAESVRNEFCLRITGLVRNRPEGTTNANLKSGKIEVLCHELEVLNPSVTPPFQLDDDSLSETTRLTHRVLDLRRPQMQNNLRLRYKVAMEVRKFLDAQGFIDIETPMLTKSTPEGARDYLVPSRVNAGEFFALPQSPQLFKQLLMVANFDRYYQITKCFRDEDLRADRQPEFTQIDCETSFLNEQEIRDLFEGMIRLVFKNALDIDLPNPFPVMDFATAMGKYGSDKPDMRVKLEFTELTDVMKDVEFKVFSGAANSEGGRVVGLRVPGGAEMPRSEIDAYTQFVAIYGAKGLAYIKVNEKAKGRDGLQSPIVKNIHDAALNAILEKTGAQDGDLIFFGADKAKVVNDAIGALRVKIGHSEFGKKNGLFDDAWRPLWVVDFPMFEYDEDGQRWVALHHPFTSPKDGHEDFISTNPGAAIAKAYDMVLNGWELGGGSVRIHRADVQSKVFRALKIDDEEAKLKFGFLLDALQYGAPPHGGIAFGLDRLVTMMAGAESIRDVIAFPKTQRAQCLLTHAPSEVDEKQLRELHIRLRNTEPAVKS
- a CDS encoding gp53-like domain-containing protein, which codes for MSIVFQFKLTVAGQAALFNANHTGTSLNLTHIQFGSGNRTPTGAETALLNPQQLAPIASGLTVSPTQIRMSAIFGGEQYYVIREVGLWAGSPGSTGAVLVAYWSQATGDLAVKSPGVDFVFSHDMSIDSAVPGGNLTIVADTAQAPLLALLAEHERKPDPHPQYVLARRLNTWTSAGNAPAFTLSPEPPVAAYATGQRCRVRFHSAGRGADTLNINGLGARNLKQYTASGSKTAAIVAADQVSEVEYDGADFIVLQPLPGGLEHGAVTVISGSGALGAAHAGKLLILRGVGGTLTLPAAASLAAGATLHLCSQEGAWSIARQATGDTINAAQSSVATLGLARGETLMLVGDGVSTWTAAGGSALAALSGSFQASKTGNGYQKLPGGLILQWGSVSGYQLTGAGGGSSWSGSVPMTFPNACLSVTLSAGEVMGSIETLEHIYAANGWTASTLTVALQRTYGSSAGTGDIFNVRYIAIGY
- a CDS encoding phage tail protein I translates to MSARDTSLLPPGLRQDASLRALETLAARPAALDLQAAVLYDFARVPASALIHLAEQLNMLGDAGWDLADTDAKKRALLREAIALHRIKGTPHAVKRALELLGVRASVTEWFQSQPRGRAHTFSVDALVTGQPAGAPAIDARRSEQIRRVVSFWKPASRHFTLRLGLGMQTRLRAAVVFSSQQQLSTQGQLTGVELSGQTPLRAASVLRLVQSTPTAGALIALAPLNTLALQDASLFTPTQVLTASGPLQ
- a CDS encoding baseplate assembly protein, which produces MSLLDRLLPEPDFVTRDPEALTRELVAHYEQLTGKTLYPAQLERLLVDVIAYRESLVREALQDAAKLNLVRYSRAPVLDYLGENIGVARLPAVKARTTLRVQFEAAPASATLLPEGLLVQGGEVAFASIAPVLVPAGSSSVEVEAQCTQAGVQGNGFVPGQIRTLVSSPASESGLTIREVSNITRSAGGADEESDEQFKERIVLAPEQFSNAGSVGAYHFHARSAHPEVIDVAVVSPSPGVVHLHPLVKDGLPSAAVKAAVLAACNSDRVRPLTDEVKVLDPVVVDYAITARLTLLAGADAGVAVAEARKAAEQLRQRLQSGLGRDVVRDELISAMKVYGVYSVGLVGEDIVLEEHHWPRCTGIHISVAGTRKG